A stretch of Arthrobacter sp. NEB 688 DNA encodes these proteins:
- a CDS encoding MBL fold metallo-hydrolase: MSGATGVDGVATSPGGVRVERLVTSGVFELDGGSWEVDNNVWLLGDDDEVLVVDAAHDARAILDAIGGRRVVGIVCTHGHNDHVNAVPDLVAETGAAVWLHPDDRVLWDMSQDEAPDEDLADGRTFTVGDVGVVTLHTPGHAPGACCLHAPALGVLFSGDTLFQGGPGATGRSHSDFPTIVESISTRLLSLPPETVVLTGHGDPTTIGDEAPHLQEWLDRGH; this comes from the coding sequence GTGAGCGGCGCGACGGGCGTCGACGGGGTCGCGACCTCGCCGGGCGGCGTGCGGGTCGAGCGGCTCGTGACCTCCGGCGTCTTCGAGCTGGACGGCGGCTCGTGGGAGGTCGACAACAACGTGTGGCTGCTCGGTGACGACGACGAGGTGCTCGTCGTCGACGCCGCGCACGACGCGCGCGCCATCCTGGACGCGATCGGCGGCCGGCGGGTCGTCGGCATCGTCTGCACCCACGGCCACAACGACCACGTCAACGCGGTGCCCGACCTCGTCGCCGAGACCGGGGCCGCCGTGTGGCTGCACCCGGACGACCGGGTGCTGTGGGACATGAGCCAGGACGAGGCGCCGGACGAGGACCTCGCCGACGGCAGGACCTTCACCGTCGGCGACGTCGGCGTCGTCACGCTGCACACGCCGGGCCACGCACCGGGGGCCTGCTGCCTCCACGCGCCCGCACTCGGGGTGCTGTTCAGCGGCGACACGCTCTTCCAGGGCGGCCCCGGCGCGACCGGGCGCTCGCACAGCGACTTCCCGACGATCGTCGAGTCGATCAGTACCCGCCTGCTGTCCCTGCCGCCGGAGACCGTCGTGCTCACCGGCCACGGCGATCCCACGACCATCGGGGACGAGGCGCCGCACCTCCAGGAGTGGCTCGACCGCGGCCACTGA
- a CDS encoding S-(hydroxymethyl)mycothiol dehydrogenase, whose amino-acid sequence MPQTVKGVVARAKGAPVELVDVVVPDPGPGEAVVVVEACGVCHTDLHYREGGINDEFPFLLGHEAAGRVEAVGEGVTEVAPGDFVILNWRAVCGECRACRKGKPWYCFATHNATQKMTLTDGTELSPALGIGAFIEKTLVAAGQCTKVDEADAAAVGLLGCGVMAGFGAAVNTGRVGRGDSIAVIGCGGVGDAAIAGAKVAGATTIIAVDVDARKLRWAEDLGATHTVDASSEDAVEAVRALTGGHGADVVVEAVGRPETYEQAFYMRDLAGTVVLVGVPTPEKEVTLPMIEIFGRGGALKSSWYGDCLPSRDFPMLVELFRQGRFPLDAFVSERIGIEDVEAAFTKMHDGDVLRSVVVMGGSA is encoded by the coding sequence GTGCCGCAGACCGTCAAGGGCGTCGTCGCCCGCGCCAAGGGCGCCCCCGTCGAGCTCGTCGACGTCGTCGTCCCCGACCCCGGGCCCGGTGAGGCCGTCGTCGTCGTCGAGGCGTGCGGCGTCTGCCACACCGACCTGCACTACCGCGAGGGCGGCATCAACGACGAGTTCCCGTTCCTCCTCGGCCACGAGGCCGCGGGGCGCGTCGAGGCCGTCGGCGAGGGCGTGACCGAGGTGGCCCCCGGCGACTTCGTCATCCTCAACTGGCGCGCCGTCTGCGGCGAGTGCCGCGCCTGCCGCAAGGGCAAGCCCTGGTACTGCTTCGCGACGCACAACGCGACCCAGAAGATGACGCTGACCGACGGCACGGAGCTCTCGCCGGCGCTCGGCATCGGGGCGTTCATCGAGAAGACGCTCGTCGCCGCCGGCCAGTGCACGAAGGTCGACGAGGCGGATGCCGCCGCCGTCGGCCTGCTCGGCTGCGGCGTGATGGCGGGCTTCGGCGCCGCGGTCAACACCGGCAGGGTCGGGCGGGGCGACTCGATCGCCGTCATCGGCTGCGGCGGCGTGGGGGACGCCGCGATCGCCGGGGCGAAGGTGGCGGGGGCGACGACGATCATCGCCGTCGACGTCGACGCCCGGAAGCTCCGGTGGGCCGAGGACCTCGGCGCGACGCACACCGTCGACGCCTCGTCCGAGGACGCCGTCGAGGCGGTGCGCGCGCTGACCGGCGGTCACGGCGCGGACGTCGTCGTCGAGGCGGTCGGGCGGCCGGAGACCTACGAGCAGGCGTTCTACATGCGCGACCTGGCCGGCACCGTCGTCCTCGTCGGGGTGCCGACCCCGGAGAAGGAGGTGACCCTGCCGATGATCGAGATCTTCGGGCGCGGTGGGGCGCTGAAGTCCAGCTGGTACGGCGACTGCCTGCCCTCGCGCGACTTCCCGATGCTCGTCGAGCTCTTCCGGCAGGGCCGCTTCCCCCTCGATGCCTTCGTCTCCGAGCGGATCGGCATCGAGGACGTCGAGGCGGCCTTCACGAAGATGCACGACGGCGACGTCCTGCGCTCGGTCGTCGTCATGGGCGGGTCCGCGTGA
- a CDS encoding transcriptional regulator, with the protein MPYPVFDDVIHEPHRLRICAFLVPASGREFGEVRDAIGLSDSALSKHLKALSGKGYTRLERGAREGRQVTTVVLTGAGRDALCGHVAELQRMARIVGADRRVQGGPRTR; encoded by the coding sequence ATGCCGTACCCGGTGTTCGACGACGTCATCCACGAACCGCACCGCCTGCGGATCTGCGCCTTCCTCGTGCCCGCCTCCGGTCGCGAGTTCGGCGAGGTCCGCGACGCCATCGGCCTGTCGGACTCCGCGCTGTCCAAGCACCTCAAGGCGCTCTCGGGCAAGGGCTACACCCGCCTCGAGCGCGGCGCCCGCGAGGGCCGCCAGGTGACGACGGTCGTCCTCACCGGCGCCGGCCGCGACGCCCTGTGCGGGCACGTGGCGGAGCTGCAGCGGATGGCCCGCATCGTCGGTGCCGACCGTCGTGTCCAGGGCGGCCCGCGCACCCGCTGA
- a CDS encoding fibronectin type III domain-containing protein yields the protein MRTTRRLGLLLTTLLVVLLAGAPTGALAAPTVDAPPGPVTALFLSPESDRVTLAWLLPPDADLADVVVRRLPGTTAPATPTDGTEIASGLITRWQDTGLDFVDTWSYSVFARDTGGQWSTPASVTGGALDLPGASVVSSTTASQISLSWTLPADPRVAGMRVARIGCSSPWTEVSSVDVPRGTGSWTDTGVPAGTQRCYDTRTYDQDGRAQRTPQRRAFTTLWIDPVTDLTATVSGTTVTVRWTRPTNPAPAEVVVMRQAPNTSAVEVYRGSGTSITNRNLLPEQQYLYTVNAKTADGKASPLASVDATTVHTWTHATVAPMTGSPQHVQCPRTSWCLSTDAANRYQVLGSTGWSSPVAIDPAVSTGPSHLSCPVVGWCLAVSADGVRQYTRSAWQPVSSVPQPPAGTTVTALTCTSPTWCVAMTSGTRATVFDGTGWSAQQPLSTLRGVDFYDVSCQAAGRCFAVGYSPTSFSAWRATLVSGRWSTASLDKVGQPVSEVDCPTSSWCIASSQWGTWTVSGTTWSARRAPSSVNAGHVMTCASASTCIGLDRNGRGVRWNGSSWGSVTTVVPAGVILTAASCAKGATPCTAVDDRGSDYRWSTSAGWRRISTFDPTSGGLTRVACPSATSCLAMDARGWFYRFDGTSWRSPSKPLTGPAELDCAASGFCLAVESVAPARYRTLSSAGAWSSVRSVSGASQLGTPGCYSSTLCMVIDTQGVAWQWNGTSLVKSGSPFTGTVDAGVDAQVRCASETLCVAVSAGGWWSRWTGSTWRTRAPLPGALFGAGPVVMDCASPSMCLAVVASGATARYDGREWTELALTNGRTLGSRLADLSCSGATTCLGVYPWTNTTAPVRWSGDGWQDAGPYGRETYGDSVDCPTARQCVVVGPVEATWTVDPAAVG from the coding sequence GTGCGCACGACCCGCCGACTCGGCCTACTGCTGACGACCCTGCTCGTCGTCCTCCTCGCGGGGGCCCCGACGGGCGCCCTCGCCGCGCCGACCGTCGACGCACCGCCCGGCCCCGTCACCGCCCTCTTCCTCAGCCCGGAGAGCGACCGCGTCACCCTCGCGTGGCTCCTCCCCCCCGACGCCGACCTCGCCGACGTCGTCGTGCGGCGCCTGCCCGGCACCACGGCGCCGGCGACCCCGACGGACGGCACGGAGATCGCGAGCGGCCTGATCACCCGCTGGCAGGACACCGGCCTGGACTTCGTCGACACCTGGTCCTACTCGGTCTTCGCCCGCGACACGGGCGGCCAGTGGTCCACCCCCGCGTCGGTGACCGGCGGCGCCCTCGACCTGCCCGGCGCCTCGGTCGTCTCCAGCACCACCGCCTCGCAGATCTCCCTGAGCTGGACCCTCCCGGCCGACCCGCGGGTCGCGGGCATGCGGGTCGCCCGGATCGGGTGCTCCAGCCCGTGGACCGAGGTCAGCAGCGTCGACGTGCCCCGCGGCACCGGCTCCTGGACCGACACCGGGGTCCCGGCCGGGACCCAGCGCTGCTACGACACCCGCACCTACGACCAGGACGGCCGCGCGCAGCGCACCCCGCAGCGCCGCGCGTTCACGACCCTCTGGATCGACCCCGTCACCGACCTGACGGCCACGGTGTCGGGCACCACGGTCACCGTCCGCTGGACCCGACCGACGAACCCGGCCCCGGCCGAGGTCGTCGTGATGCGCCAGGCACCGAACACCTCGGCGGTCGAGGTCTATCGGGGCAGCGGCACGAGCATCACCAACCGCAACCTCCTGCCGGAGCAGCAGTATCTCTACACGGTCAACGCCAAGACCGCGGACGGCAAGGCCTCCCCCCTCGCATCGGTCGACGCGACGACGGTCCACACGTGGACGCACGCCACGGTCGCGCCGATGACCGGCTCCCCCCAGCACGTCCAGTGCCCGCGCACGTCGTGGTGCCTGTCCACCGACGCCGCGAACCGCTACCAGGTGCTCGGCAGCACGGGCTGGTCGAGCCCGGTCGCCATCGACCCGGCGGTGTCGACCGGGCCGAGCCACCTCTCCTGTCCCGTCGTGGGCTGGTGCCTCGCGGTCTCGGCGGACGGCGTGCGGCAGTACACGCGCAGCGCCTGGCAGCCGGTGTCGTCGGTGCCCCAGCCGCCGGCCGGCACCACGGTGACCGCCCTGACCTGCACCTCGCCCACGTGGTGCGTCGCGATGACGAGCGGGACCCGGGCCACCGTCTTCGACGGCACCGGCTGGTCCGCGCAGCAGCCCCTGTCGACCCTGCGCGGCGTCGACTTCTACGACGTCTCGTGCCAGGCTGCCGGCCGCTGCTTCGCCGTCGGGTACTCGCCCACCAGCTTCTCGGCGTGGCGGGCCACCCTCGTCTCCGGCCGGTGGAGCACCGCCTCCCTCGACAAGGTCGGCCAGCCGGTCTCCGAGGTCGACTGCCCCACCAGCAGCTGGTGCATCGCCTCCAGCCAGTGGGGCACCTGGACGGTGTCGGGCACGACGTGGAGCGCCCGGCGCGCGCCGTCGTCCGTCAACGCGGGCCACGTCATGACCTGCGCCTCGGCATCGACCTGCATCGGGCTCGACCGGAACGGGCGCGGGGTGCGGTGGAACGGGTCCTCGTGGGGGTCGGTCACGACCGTCGTCCCGGCCGGCGTGATCCTCACCGCGGCCTCCTGCGCCAAGGGAGCGACCCCGTGCACGGCGGTGGACGACCGCGGGAGCGACTACCGCTGGAGCACCTCCGCCGGCTGGCGGCGGATCAGCACCTTCGACCCCACCTCCGGCGGGCTGACCCGCGTGGCGTGCCCGTCGGCGACGAGCTGCCTGGCGATGGACGCGCGCGGCTGGTTCTACCGCTTCGACGGCACGAGCTGGCGCTCGCCGAGCAAGCCGCTGACCGGCCCCGCCGAGCTCGACTGCGCCGCCTCCGGCTTCTGCCTCGCCGTCGAGTCCGTCGCGCCGGCCCGCTACCGCACGCTGTCGAGCGCCGGCGCCTGGTCCTCGGTGCGCAGCGTCTCCGGGGCGTCGCAGCTCGGCACCCCCGGCTGCTACTCGTCGACGCTGTGCATGGTCATCGACACCCAGGGCGTGGCGTGGCAGTGGAACGGCACGTCGCTCGTGAAGTCCGGCAGCCCCTTCACCGGGACCGTGGACGCCGGGGTTGACGCGCAGGTGCGCTGCGCGAGCGAGACCCTCTGCGTGGCGGTCTCGGCCGGCGGATGGTGGTCGCGGTGGACCGGCTCGACGTGGCGGACCCGCGCCCCCCTCCCCGGAGCCCTCTTCGGCGCAGGGCCCGTCGTCATGGACTGCGCCAGCCCCTCGATGTGCCTCGCCGTCGTGGCGTCGGGAGCCACCGCGCGCTACGACGGCCGCGAGTGGACCGAGCTGGCGCTCACCAACGGACGGACCCTCGGGAGTCGGCTGGCTGACCTGTCGTGCTCAGGTGCCACCACCTGTCTGGGGGTCTACCCCTGGACGAACACCACGGCGCCGGTCCGCTGGTCCGGGGACGGGTGGCAGGACGCCGGCCCCTACGGCCGGGAGACCTACGGCGACTCCGTCGACTGCCCCACCGCACGGCAGTGCGTCGTGGTCGGTCCGGTCGAGGCCACCTGGACCGTGGACCCGGCCGCCGTCGGCTGA
- the ispF gene encoding 2-C-methyl-D-erythritol 2,4-cyclodiphosphate synthase, whose product MSVLPRVGVGVDVHAVAPEGSGRELWVAGLHWPGERGLDGHSDADVAAHAACDALFSAAGIGDLGAHFGTARPELAGASGVTLLAEAARLVGEAGFDIGNIAVQVVGNRPKVGTRRAEAEAALSAAAGAPVSVSGTTTDGLGLTGRGDGVAAVATALVVARA is encoded by the coding sequence ATGAGCGTGCTGCCCCGGGTCGGTGTCGGAGTCGACGTCCACGCGGTGGCGCCGGAGGGGTCGGGGCGCGAGCTCTGGGTCGCCGGCCTGCACTGGCCGGGCGAGCGCGGGCTCGACGGCCACTCGGACGCCGACGTCGCGGCCCACGCGGCGTGCGACGCGCTCTTCTCGGCCGCCGGCATCGGCGACCTCGGGGCGCACTTCGGCACGGCCCGCCCGGAGCTCGCCGGCGCCTCGGGCGTCACGCTGCTCGCCGAGGCCGCCCGGCTCGTCGGCGAGGCGGGCTTCGACATCGGCAACATCGCGGTCCAGGTCGTCGGCAACCGACCCAAGGTCGGCACCCGCCGGGCCGAGGCGGAGGCGGCGCTGTCCGCGGCCGCGGGGGCGCCGGTGTCGGTGAGCGGCACGACGACCGACGGCCTCGGGCTGACCGGCCGTGGTGACGGCGTCGCCGCCGTCGCGACCGCCCTCGTCGTCGCGCGCGCCTGA
- the ispD gene encoding 2-C-methyl-D-erythritol 4-phosphate cytidylyltransferase, whose translation MTTDAHTATRGVGVVVVAAGSGSRLGAGMPKAFVPLAGRPLLGWALDTVAQVPGLRSVVVVAPADLADPGGPAWAGIDPPPGTHVVAGGAERTDSVAAGLAALDPGCDVVLVHDAARCLTPVAVFARVVDAVRAGAAGVVPGIPVVDTVKSVDARGVVTGTPDRGALRAVQTPQGFRRAVLESAHAGGAGATDDAALVEQLGHDVLVVDGDARAFKVTTVDDLAHAERLVAGA comes from the coding sequence GTGACCACCGACGCCCACACCGCCACCCGCGGTGTGGGCGTCGTCGTCGTCGCGGCCGGGTCCGGGTCGCGGCTGGGGGCCGGGATGCCCAAGGCGTTCGTGCCGCTGGCCGGGCGGCCGCTGCTCGGCTGGGCCCTCGACACCGTCGCGCAGGTGCCCGGTCTGCGGTCGGTCGTCGTCGTGGCGCCGGCCGACCTGGCCGACCCCGGCGGGCCGGCGTGGGCGGGCATCGACCCGCCCCCCGGGACGCACGTCGTCGCCGGGGGCGCCGAACGCACCGACTCGGTCGCCGCCGGGCTGGCCGCCCTCGACCCCGGGTGTGACGTCGTGCTCGTCCACGACGCCGCGCGCTGCCTCACCCCCGTCGCGGTCTTCGCCCGGGTCGTCGACGCCGTCCGCGCCGGGGCGGCGGGGGTCGTGCCCGGCATCCCCGTCGTCGACACCGTCAAGTCCGTCGACGCCCGCGGGGTCGTCACGGGCACGCCCGACCGCGGCGCGCTCCGGGCCGTCCAGACGCCCCAGGGCTTCCGGCGGGCGGTGCTCGAGTCGGCGCACGCCGGCGGGGCCGGGGCCACCGACGACGCGGCCCTCGTCGAGCAGCTCGGGCACGACGTGCTCGTCGTCGACGGCGACGCCCGGGCCTTCAAGGTGACGACCGTCGACGACCTCGCCCATGCCGAGCGCCTGGTCGCCGGGGCCTAG
- a CDS encoding CarD family transcriptional regulator: MVFKVGETVVYPHHGAARIEEIKHRTIRGEEKLYLKLKVAQGDLVIEVPAENCDLVGVRDVVDKAGLDRVFEVLRTPYAEEPTNWSRRFKANLEKLASGDVIKVAEVVRDLWRRDKDRGLSAGEKRMLAKARQILVSELALAEKTDEDKAESILDEVLAS, from the coding sequence ATGGTTTTCAAGGTCGGCGAGACGGTCGTGTACCCGCATCACGGGGCCGCGCGCATCGAAGAGATCAAGCACCGCACGATCCGCGGAGAGGAGAAGCTCTACCTCAAGCTCAAGGTCGCGCAGGGTGACCTGGTCATCGAGGTTCCTGCCGAGAACTGCGATCTCGTCGGCGTCCGCGACGTCGTCGACAAGGCCGGTCTGGACCGCGTCTTCGAGGTTCTCCGCACGCCGTACGCCGAGGAGCCGACCAACTGGTCGCGCCGCTTCAAGGCCAACCTCGAGAAGCTCGCCTCCGGCGACGTCATCAAGGTCGCCGAGGTCGTCCGCGACCTGTGGCGCCGCGACAAGGACCGCGGCCTGTCCGCCGGTGAGAAGCGGATGCTGGCCAAGGCGCGCCAGATCCTCGTCTCCGAGCTCGCGCTCGCCGAGAAGACCGACGAGGACAAGGCCGAGTCCATCCTCGACGAGGTCCTCGCGTCCTGA
- a CDS encoding response regulator transcription factor, producing MTRILIVEDEESFSDPLSYLLNKEGYEVSVADNGHDALSEFDTGGADLVLLDLMLPGLSGVDVCRALRQRSNVPVIMLTAKDSEIDKVVGLELGADDYVTKPYSSRELLARIKAVLRRGAEPEELLPTTLEAGPVRMDVERHVVTVRGEQRSLPLKEFELLEMLLRNTGRVLTRGQLIDRVWGSDYVGDTKTLDVHVKRLRAKIETDPGAPQHIVTVRGLGYKFEA from the coding sequence ATGACGCGCATCCTGATCGTCGAGGACGAGGAGTCGTTCTCGGACCCGCTGAGCTACCTCCTGAACAAGGAGGGCTACGAGGTGTCGGTCGCCGACAACGGGCACGACGCCCTGAGCGAGTTCGACACCGGCGGAGCCGATCTCGTGCTGCTCGACCTGATGCTCCCGGGCCTGTCGGGCGTCGACGTCTGCCGCGCGCTGCGCCAGCGCTCGAACGTGCCGGTCATCATGCTCACCGCCAAGGACAGCGAGATCGACAAGGTCGTCGGCCTCGAGCTCGGCGCGGACGACTACGTGACCAAGCCGTACTCCTCGCGCGAGCTGCTGGCGCGCATCAAGGCCGTCCTGCGCCGCGGCGCGGAGCCCGAGGAGCTCCTGCCGACGACCCTCGAGGCCGGCCCGGTGCGGATGGACGTCGAGCGGCACGTCGTCACGGTCCGCGGCGAGCAGCGCTCGCTGCCGCTCAAGGAGTTCGAGCTGCTCGAGATGCTGCTGCGCAACACCGGCCGGGTGCTGACCCGCGGGCAGCTGATCGACCGCGTCTGGGGCAGCGACTACGTCGGCGACACCAAGACCCTCGACGTCCACGTCAAGCGGCTGCGCGCCAAGATCGAGACCGACCCGGGGGCGCCGCAGCACATCGTCACCGTGCGCGGGCTCGGCTACAAGTTCGAGGCCTGA
- a CDS encoding ATP-binding protein, whose protein sequence is MDATIAASLGGAAGLVVGAVAVLAARWSERSLSEAPVLEEPPLARGVGDVLSVLRSIAVVVDASDAVVKASAPAVTYGLVRHQELVHHELRHLARQVRRDGVIREAELDLARGPNPDGSVVMRVRVAPLGVAHVLLLAEDHTHARRVEEVRRDFVANVSHELKTPVGGISLLAEAVLDAKDDPVAVTRFAQRIRVEATRLGRLVQEIVDLSRLQVADTLHEPELVDVGTVVVEAVDRVKVAAEAKDIELGLATERGLRVFGDRELLVTAVTNLLTNAVNYSDPGTKVGLGARRVGETVEVAVTDQGQGIPAAEQERIFERFYRVDAARSRATGGTGLGLAIVKHVCANHGGEVTVWSQEGRGSTFTMSLPVAATPVDDDDAPEPDPGLEVAREESTA, encoded by the coding sequence GTGGATGCGACCATCGCGGCGAGCCTCGGCGGGGCGGCCGGCCTCGTCGTCGGGGCCGTCGCCGTGCTCGCGGCGCGCTGGTCCGAGCGCAGCCTCAGCGAGGCACCGGTGCTCGAGGAGCCCCCGCTGGCCCGTGGCGTCGGTGACGTCCTGTCGGTGCTGCGCTCCATCGCCGTCGTCGTCGACGCCTCGGACGCCGTCGTCAAGGCGTCGGCCCCCGCGGTCACCTACGGCCTCGTGCGCCACCAGGAGCTCGTCCACCACGAGCTGCGCCACCTCGCGCGCCAGGTGCGCCGCGACGGCGTCATCCGCGAGGCCGAGCTCGACCTCGCCCGCGGCCCCAACCCCGACGGCAGCGTCGTCATGCGCGTGCGGGTCGCCCCCCTCGGCGTCGCGCACGTGCTCCTGCTCGCCGAGGACCACACGCACGCGCGCCGGGTCGAGGAGGTGCGCCGCGACTTCGTCGCCAACGTCAGCCACGAGCTGAAGACGCCGGTCGGCGGCATCTCGCTGCTCGCCGAGGCCGTGCTCGACGCCAAGGACGACCCCGTCGCGGTCACCCGCTTCGCCCAGCGCATCCGGGTCGAGGCCACCCGCCTCGGGCGCCTGGTCCAGGAGATCGTCGACCTCTCGCGCCTCCAGGTCGCCGACACCCTCCACGAGCCCGAGCTCGTCGACGTCGGCACCGTCGTCGTCGAGGCCGTCGACCGGGTCAAGGTCGCCGCCGAGGCCAAGGACATCGAGCTGGGCCTGGCGACCGAGCGGGGCCTGCGCGTCTTCGGCGACCGCGAGCTCCTCGTGACGGCCGTGACCAACCTCCTGACCAACGCGGTCAACTACAGCGACCCCGGCACCAAGGTCGGGCTCGGCGCCCGCCGCGTCGGCGAGACCGTCGAGGTCGCCGTCACCGACCAGGGCCAGGGCATCCCGGCCGCCGAGCAGGAGCGCATCTTCGAGCGCTTCTACCGGGTCGACGCCGCGCGCTCGCGGGCCACGGGCGGCACCGGCCTCGGCCTCGCGATCGTCAAGCACGTCTGCGCCAACCACGGCGGCGAGGTCACCGTGTGGAGCCAGGAGGGGCGCGGCTCGACGTTCACCATGAGTCTGCCCGTCGCGGCCACCCCGGTCGACGACGACGACGCGCCCGAGCCGGATCCCGGCCTCGAGGTCGCCCGAGAAGAGAGCACGGCATGA
- the phoU gene encoding phosphate signaling complex protein PhoU, producing the protein MRKAYHEELDRIAESLVEMTHLAASAMSRATTALLDADVSLADSVIAADAEIDRMREQVDLLSFDLIALQQPVATDLRVVVTSMRMSSDIERMGDLARHVAKVARLRYPASAVPAELRGTFREMGTVAELVVEKAGSVIAARDVDAARDVAREDDAMDRLHRALFTHVTGSDWPHGTETAVDVVLLGRYYERFADHAVSVAERVIWIVTGEWGDEAAGGHDEVSDHTVV; encoded by the coding sequence ATGCGCAAGGCCTACCACGAGGAGCTCGACCGGATCGCCGAGAGCCTCGTCGAGATGACCCACCTCGCGGCGTCGGCGATGAGCCGCGCGACGACCGCCCTCCTCGACGCCGACGTCAGCCTCGCCGACTCCGTCATCGCCGCCGACGCCGAGATCGACCGGATGCGCGAGCAGGTCGACCTGCTCTCCTTCGACCTCATCGCGCTCCAGCAGCCCGTCGCCACCGACCTGCGGGTCGTCGTCACGAGCATGCGGATGAGCAGCGACATCGAGCGGATGGGCGACCTCGCCCGCCACGTCGCCAAGGTCGCGCGCCTGCGCTACCCGGCGTCGGCCGTGCCGGCGGAGCTGCGCGGCACCTTCCGCGAGATGGGGACCGTCGCCGAGCTCGTCGTCGAGAAGGCGGGCTCCGTCATCGCCGCGCGCGACGTCGACGCCGCCCGCGACGTGGCCCGCGAGGACGACGCGATGGACCGCCTGCACCGCGCCCTCTTCACGCACGTGACGGGCAGCGACTGGCCGCACGGCACCGAGACCGCCGTCGACGTCGTCCTGCTCGGCCGGTACTACGAGCGGTTCGCCGACCACGCGGTGTCCGTCGCCGAGCGCGTCATCTGGATCGTCACCGGCGAGTGGGGCGACGAGGCCGCCGGCGGTCACGACGAGGTGTCCGACCACACCGTCGTGTGA
- the ppk2 gene encoding polyphosphate kinase 2 gives MDEQQRRSVTEDYVEELDELHELDETADAGASRPGKAWQHGYPYDTKLPRDEYERTKRRLQIELLKLQLHVKETGGKVLVICEGRDAAGKGGAIKRFMEHLNPRGARVVALEKPTEVETTQWYFQRYVQHLPSGGELVFMDRSWYNRAGVERVMGYCSPSQYLEFMREAPELERMLVNSGIHLVKLWFSVSREEQAARFASRQNDPVRQWKLSPTDLASLDKWDAYTEAKEAMFFYTDTGDAPWTVVKSNDRKRARLEAMRVLLSGVDYASKDVGLVGTPDPLIVGPASRIFEPGEHTERVLPRL, from the coding sequence GTGGACGAGCAGCAGCGCCGGTCCGTGACCGAGGACTACGTCGAGGAGCTCGACGAGCTGCATGAGCTCGACGAGACCGCAGATGCGGGGGCATCCCGTCCGGGCAAGGCCTGGCAGCACGGCTACCCGTACGACACCAAGCTCCCCCGCGACGAGTACGAGCGGACCAAGCGCCGGCTGCAGATCGAGCTGCTCAAGCTCCAGCTGCACGTCAAGGAGACCGGCGGCAAGGTGCTCGTCATCTGCGAGGGCCGCGACGCCGCCGGCAAGGGCGGGGCCATCAAGCGGTTCATGGAGCACCTCAACCCGCGTGGTGCGCGGGTCGTCGCGCTCGAGAAGCCGACCGAGGTCGAGACGACGCAGTGGTACTTCCAGCGCTACGTCCAGCACCTGCCGAGCGGCGGGGAGCTCGTCTTCATGGACCGCTCCTGGTACAACCGCGCCGGCGTCGAGCGGGTGATGGGCTACTGCTCCCCCAGCCAGTACCTCGAGTTCATGCGCGAGGCGCCCGAGCTCGAGCGGATGCTCGTCAACTCGGGCATCCACCTCGTCAAGCTGTGGTTCTCGGTCAGCCGCGAGGAGCAGGCCGCGCGCTTCGCCTCCCGCCAGAACGACCCGGTGCGCCAGTGGAAGCTCTCGCCGACCGACCTCGCGAGCCTGGACAAGTGGGACGCCTACACCGAGGCCAAGGAGGCGATGTTCTTCTACACCGACACCGGTGACGCACCGTGGACGGTCGTCAAGAGCAACGACAGGAAGCGCGCCCGCCTCGAGGCGATGCGGGTCCTGCTCAGCGGCGTCGACTACGCCTCCAAGGACGTCGGCCTCGTGGGCACCCCCGACCCCCTCATCGTCGGGCCGGCCTCGCGCATCTTCGAGCCGGGCGAGCACACCGAGCGGGTCCTGCCGCGCCTCTGA